Proteins co-encoded in one Streptomyces sp. NBC_01283 genomic window:
- a CDS encoding tellurite resistance TerB family protein, with amino-acid sequence MALWDRVKESASTMQTQLTAKKNDLKSGAFRDSSMAMCALVAAADGTIDPSERQRVAQLIATNEVLQNFPADDLRRRFDDYLDKLTADFAFGRVSVLQEVAKAKKKPAEARAVVQIGIVIGGADGDFDATERAVVREACFALDLPPHEFDL; translated from the coding sequence ATGGCCCTGTGGGACCGCGTCAAGGAATCCGCATCGACGATGCAGACCCAGCTCACGGCGAAGAAGAACGACCTCAAGAGCGGCGCCTTCCGCGACTCCAGTATGGCGATGTGCGCCCTCGTGGCGGCCGCGGACGGCACGATCGATCCGTCCGAACGGCAGCGCGTGGCCCAGCTCATCGCCACCAACGAGGTGCTGCAGAACTTTCCCGCCGACGACTTGCGGCGCCGCTTCGACGACTACCTCGACAAGCTGACCGCGGACTTCGCGTTCGGCAGGGTCAGCGTGTTGCAGGAGGTCGCCAAGGCGAAGAAGAAGCCCGCCGAGGCGCGTGCCGTGGTGCAGATCGGCATCGTCATCGGCGGCGCGGACGGCGACTTCGACGCGACGGAGCGGGCCGTCGTACGAGAGGCGTGCTTCGCGCTGGACCTGCCGCCGCACGAGTTCGACCTCTGA
- a CDS encoding APC family permease, with translation MTAPTSSRPAKGLSGGAVGTGDLVFFVVAAAAPLTVMAGVAPLSIGMAGRAAPLGYLVSGLLLIVFAAGFTAMSRFVRNAGAFYAYIGRGVGRPVGAGSAYVALYSYNAIEAGLLVAFGWFTESGFDDLTGVRVAWWIWALAGLVAIGVLGYLKVTFSAKVLGVALVLEVLVLLVFEAGVVAHGGGPRGFELGTLSPEHLGGPGVGGMFVLAVGAFVGFEATAIYAEEARDPERTVPRATYVAVAFLALFYTFTVWTVINAYGPERAQAVAEGDGGADMVFTATERFAGAWAADSMHVLIITSAFAATLAFHNGAARYFYALGREGLLPRGLGTVSPRTRAPAAAVVAQSAVALAVVAVTVAGGADPYTVTFLWSNGSGILGVMLMQAVAALAVYGFFRRDRRGMPAWRVVAAPLTACAGLAVLIALVCANLDLLTGASGGVNAALIAPLPVLFVAGAALALRIRRRAPRAYERLTTVDAESV, from the coding sequence GTGACCGCACCCACCTCCTCCCGCCCCGCCAAGGGACTGAGCGGCGGTGCCGTCGGCACCGGTGACCTCGTCTTCTTCGTCGTGGCCGCCGCCGCGCCGCTGACCGTGATGGCCGGAGTGGCCCCGCTCTCCATCGGCATGGCGGGCCGGGCGGCGCCGCTCGGCTACCTCGTGTCGGGGCTGCTGCTCATCGTCTTCGCGGCCGGATTCACCGCGATGAGCCGCTTCGTCCGCAACGCGGGCGCCTTCTACGCGTACATCGGCCGCGGGGTCGGCCGCCCGGTGGGAGCCGGCTCCGCGTACGTCGCGCTCTACTCGTACAACGCCATCGAGGCCGGACTCCTCGTCGCCTTCGGCTGGTTCACCGAGTCCGGGTTCGACGACCTGACCGGGGTGCGCGTCGCCTGGTGGATCTGGGCGCTCGCCGGGCTCGTCGCGATCGGCGTCCTCGGCTATCTGAAGGTCACGTTCAGCGCCAAGGTCCTCGGCGTCGCCCTGGTCCTCGAGGTGCTCGTGCTGCTGGTGTTCGAGGCCGGAGTGGTCGCGCACGGCGGCGGGCCGCGGGGATTCGAACTCGGCACGCTCTCGCCGGAACACCTCGGCGGGCCGGGAGTGGGCGGCATGTTCGTGCTCGCCGTCGGCGCGTTCGTCGGCTTCGAGGCGACGGCCATCTACGCGGAGGAGGCGCGGGACCCGGAACGCACGGTGCCGCGCGCCACGTACGTCGCCGTGGCTTTCCTCGCGCTCTTCTACACCTTCACGGTGTGGACGGTCATCAACGCGTACGGGCCGGAGCGTGCTCAGGCCGTCGCCGAGGGGGACGGCGGAGCCGACATGGTCTTCACGGCCACCGAGCGGTTCGCGGGAGCCTGGGCCGCCGACTCCATGCACGTACTGATCATCACCAGCGCCTTCGCCGCGACCCTCGCCTTCCACAACGGCGCCGCCCGCTACTTCTACGCCCTGGGCCGCGAGGGCCTGTTGCCGCGCGGGCTCGGCACGGTGTCCCCGAGGACGAGGGCGCCCGCAGCCGCTGTCGTGGCCCAGTCGGCCGTCGCGCTGGCCGTCGTCGCCGTGACCGTCGCAGGCGGCGCCGATCCGTACACCGTCACCTTCCTGTGGAGCAACGGCTCCGGCATCCTCGGCGTGATGCTGATGCAGGCGGTCGCCGCACTCGCGGTGTACGGGTTCTTCCGGCGCGACCGCAGGGGCATGCCCGCCTGGCGGGTGGTCGCGGCCCCGCTGACCGCGTGCGCCGGCCTGGCCGTACTGATCGCCTTGGTGTGTGCCAACCTCGATCTCCTGACGGGTGCTTCGGGCGGCGTCAACGCGGCGCTCATCGCGCCGCTGCCCGTGCTGTTCGTGGCGGGCGCGGCGCTGGCCCTGCGGATCCGACGGCGTGCGCCGCGGGCGTACGAACGGCTGACGACGGTGGACGCGGAGAGCGTGTGA
- a CDS encoding transcriptional regulator has translation MTRTAQELLDGVVAQLAPDPAANPLVPRLADGTANPSVITALALEQRSVIPADRRSFLHLAERSADAGEAECAAFFRTLAEGEMLALDRLGALVEACGVGKTDADAYEPRAGCQAYPAYVAWLALNGSPADVVLALTANFASWGAYCATLAEALPTHYGFSEEACGFFAFFAEPAPDLERQALAAVRAGMDRGLDATGSALRHGKLLQRYEAMFWETLADPAHSL, from the coding sequence ATGACACGGACCGCACAGGAACTGCTCGACGGCGTGGTGGCGCAGCTCGCGCCCGATCCGGCGGCCAATCCGCTCGTCCCGCGCCTCGCGGACGGCACCGCGAACCCTTCCGTGATCACTGCTCTCGCTCTGGAGCAGCGCTCCGTGATCCCGGCCGACCGCCGCTCCTTCCTGCACCTGGCCGAGCGCTCGGCCGACGCGGGAGAGGCCGAGTGCGCCGCCTTCTTCCGCACCCTCGCCGAAGGCGAGATGCTCGCCCTCGACCGGCTCGGCGCCCTGGTCGAGGCGTGCGGAGTGGGCAAGACCGACGCCGACGCGTACGAGCCGCGCGCGGGCTGCCAGGCCTATCCGGCCTACGTGGCCTGGCTCGCCCTGAACGGCTCGCCCGCCGACGTGGTCCTCGCCCTGACCGCCAACTTCGCCTCCTGGGGCGCCTATTGCGCGACGCTCGCCGAAGCGCTGCCGACGCACTACGGCTTCAGTGAGGAGGCCTGCGGATTCTTCGCCTTCTTCGCCGAGCCCGCGCCCGACCTGGAGCGGCAGGCGCTCGCCGCGGTGCGCGCGGGCATGGACCGGGGCCTCGACGCGACCGGGTCCGCCCTGCGCCACGGGAAACTGCTGCAACGCTACGAGGCGATGTTCTGGGAGACGCTCGCCGACCCGGCGCACAGCCTCTGA